The following proteins are co-located in the Acidimicrobiia bacterium genome:
- a CDS encoding magnesium chelatase, producing MGRPTSLGELKAAGWVSRPVKEEIRANAAVRIASGDRLVDGVLGYDDTVLPQVENALLAGHDVILLGERGQAKTRMIRSLTGLLDEWMPVVAGSEINDDPYAPVSSHARRLVAEQGDDTPIDWVHRDHRFGEKLATPDTSIADLIGEVDPIKVAEGRYLSDELTIHYGLVPRTNRGVFSINELPDLAERIQVGLLNVLEERDVQIRGYKVHLPLDLMLVASANPEDYTNRGRIITPLKDRFGAQIRTHYPLDAEVETAVINAETAAPGVDGVTVTVPDFMTAVVAEISQLARRSPHINQRSGVSVRLSITNRETLVANALRRALRSGEREVVPRISDLDALVASTAGKLEFETVEEGRDEQVLDRIMKGAVLETFRVRVDPTLLPGVVSAFDEGLVVHTGDDVPSEEYLELLTGHAELGEVLRSLDAGESPAQVAAAVEFVLEGLHLSKRLNKDAVGGRAVYRGRPRPDPQPGGDHP from the coding sequence ATGGGTCGACCGACCTCGCTCGGGGAGCTGAAGGCAGCCGGGTGGGTGTCGCGCCCGGTCAAGGAGGAGATCCGGGCCAACGCCGCTGTGCGGATCGCGTCGGGCGACCGACTCGTGGACGGTGTCCTCGGATACGACGACACAGTTCTCCCGCAGGTGGAGAACGCGCTCCTGGCGGGTCACGACGTGATCCTCCTCGGAGAGCGTGGTCAGGCGAAGACCCGGATGATCCGTTCGCTCACGGGACTGCTCGATGAGTGGATGCCCGTCGTCGCCGGCAGTGAGATCAACGACGACCCGTACGCGCCGGTCTCCTCCCACGCCCGCCGGCTCGTGGCGGAGCAGGGCGATGACACGCCGATCGACTGGGTGCACCGCGATCACCGGTTCGGCGAGAAGCTGGCCACTCCCGACACGTCGATCGCCGACCTGATCGGTGAGGTCGATCCGATCAAGGTCGCCGAGGGGCGGTACCTGTCCGATGAGCTCACCATCCACTACGGCCTCGTGCCGCGCACCAACAGGGGCGTCTTCTCGATCAACGAGCTCCCCGACCTGGCGGAGCGGATCCAGGTCGGCCTGCTCAACGTGCTCGAGGAACGCGACGTCCAGATCCGCGGATACAAGGTGCATCTCCCGCTCGACCTGATGCTCGTGGCGTCGGCGAATCCCGAGGACTACACGAACCGCGGCCGGATCATCACTCCCCTCAAGGACCGCTTCGGAGCACAGATCCGCACGCACTACCCGCTCGACGCCGAGGTGGAGACCGCCGTCATCAACGCCGAGACGGCCGCTCCGGGCGTCGACGGGGTCACCGTCACGGTTCCGGATTTCATGACGGCCGTCGTGGCCGAGATCAGCCAACTCGCCCGCCGGTCGCCGCACATCAACCAGCGCAGCGGGGTCTCGGTCCGGCTGTCGATCACGAACAGGGAGACGCTCGTGGCCAACGCACTGCGTCGGGCGCTTCGCAGCGGCGAGCGCGAGGTCGTCCCCCGAATCAGTGACCTCGACGCCCTCGTCGCGTCCACGGCCGGGAAGCTGGAGTTCGAGACGGTGGAGGAGGGTCGTGACGAACAGGTCCTCGACCGGATCATGAAGGGCGCCGTGCTCGAGACCTTCCGGGTTCGGGTCGACCCCACGCTGCTCCCCGGAGTGGTCTCTGCCTTCGACGAGGGCCTCGTCGTCCACACGGGCGACGACGTGCCGTCCGAGGAGTATCTCGAGCTCCTCACGGGGCATGCCGAGCTGGGCGAGGTCCTGCGCTCCCTCGACGCCGGGGAGTCACCGGCGCAGGTCGCAGCGGCCGTCGAGTTCGTGCTGGAGGGCCTCCATCTGTCCAAGAGGCTCAACAAGGACGCGGTCGGAGGTCGCGCCGTCTACCGCGGCCGGCCGCGCCCCGACCCGCAGCCGGGTGGGGATCACCCGTAG
- a CDS encoding alpha/beta hydrolase, protein MSSRRSPRTATRRPHRRGAERVTLILVLASVLASVALVSLPAGVAAADDANEVHTGVAYGTEPEQKLDLYLPPADERNGAAVVLVHGGGWAKGKRQSMAPTAERLAGEGFVAATVDYRLVGQTDHAFPDAVHDVQLSVQWLADNAHRYGVDDDKIGMIGSSAGGHLAAMVATLGTTGDPTEKPLATEPSGTQVAAVVSWSGLFDLATLVPGEDEACDNDPECIAVTRANLVTDFLGCTPKECPGRYAEASPIDHVGTSTAPMFLANSTEELIPLSQPDAMINRLTAAGVPNSHQYLPGRAHASLYQNQVWGSTESFLRRHLGVEKPTLADWLVPTITAALLIAVLATVAVRERTRHEQLTGEGSPASAGDRP, encoded by the coding sequence ATGAGCAGCCGACGGAGTCCCCGCACCGCCACGCGACGACCCCATCGCCGCGGCGCGGAACGCGTCACGCTGATCCTCGTTCTCGCCTCGGTGCTCGCGTCCGTGGCGCTCGTGTCGTTGCCCGCCGGTGTGGCGGCGGCAGACGACGCCAACGAGGTCCACACAGGCGTCGCGTACGGAACCGAGCCCGAGCAGAAGCTCGATCTCTACCTGCCCCCCGCCGACGAGCGCAACGGTGCAGCCGTCGTCCTCGTCCACGGTGGTGGATGGGCGAAGGGGAAACGGCAGAGCATGGCCCCGACCGCCGAGCGTCTCGCCGGGGAGGGCTTCGTCGCCGCCACCGTCGACTACAGGCTCGTCGGCCAGACCGACCACGCCTTTCCCGACGCGGTCCACGACGTGCAGCTGTCTGTCCAGTGGCTCGCCGACAACGCCCACCGCTACGGCGTCGACGACGACAAGATCGGGATGATCGGCAGCTCCGCGGGGGGTCACCTGGCCGCCATGGTCGCCACACTGGGGACGACCGGAGATCCCACGGAGAAGCCGCTCGCCACCGAGCCGTCCGGCACGCAGGTGGCGGCGGTCGTGAGCTGGTCGGGCCTCTTCGACCTGGCCACGCTGGTGCCCGGAGAGGACGAGGCCTGCGACAATGACCCCGAGTGCATCGCCGTCACCCGGGCCAACCTCGTGACCGACTTCCTCGGCTGCACACCGAAGGAGTGCCCGGGGCGCTACGCGGAGGCGTCGCCCATCGACCACGTCGGCACGTCGACAGCCCCGATGTTCCTGGCCAACTCCACCGAGGAGCTGATTCCCCTGTCGCAACCCGACGCCATGATCAACCGCCTCACGGCCGCCGGCGTACCGAACTCCCACCAGTACCTTCCCGGCCGGGCCCATGCGTCCCTCTACCAGAACCAGGTCTGGGGCAGCACCGAGTCGTTCCTCCGCCGTCACCTCGGCGTGGAGAAGCCCACACTCGCTGACTGGCTCGTACCCACCATCACGGCCGCCCTCCTCATCGCTGTCCTCGCCACCGTCGCTGTTCGTGAGCGCACACGGCACGAGCAGCTCACGGGTGAGGGGTCACCGGCCTCGGCCGGGGATCGCCCGTGA
- a CDS encoding glycoside hydrolase family 2 TIM barrel-domain containing protein — protein sequence MSAGDIEVHDLSGTWRAAEADGALERTFAEREFDDSSWATITVPGHWRSSEHFAASDGPVLYRRRLSIDPPAAGRRRFLQFDGIFYDGDVWLDGAYVGDTQGYFECHTFDVTDRMRDGSQHTLAVEVACAPQSDRTAKRLVTGVFSHWDNLDPTWNPGGIWRPVRLLDTGPVRLARTAVLCTEATVERGRLLLDLDLDAGEEVGTERQVRLTAHVHGSGVEEHATRDATVVAGSNRIPWTVQVESPPLWWPKRLGDQPLVDVDIAVEIDGAVSDTRSRRTAFREISVENWTFTVNGRRIFVMGSNQGPTRMQIGETHDDEFRHDIELAQEANLDLLRVHAHVTLPGFYDAADEAGLLVWQDFPLQWGYARGLRREATRQARAMVEQLGHHPSIALWCAHNEPLAVDANPGEAIDAVTGVRILGSMALPTWNKDVLDRSVARALHRADSSRFVDRHSGIVPGPTSGGTDTHWYFGWYHGEMGQLARMLTAWPRTARFISEYGAQAVPADASFMEPARWPDLDWDRLFERHALQKRNFDRYVPPDDYATFDDWRDATQEYQAALIQLQTEDIRRIRHRPAGGFCHFCFADGHPSVTWSVLDHARRPKKGYGALRDACRPLLPVLDPRTGAVHVVHEGDEPLVGAVVEARVGRSHRRWQGDIASDDVTFVGRIAIDDAGRSEEAEISVSHSRCGEVVNTYSPLLLRSTRPGAALPS from the coding sequence GTGAGCGCGGGTGACATCGAGGTTCACGACCTCAGCGGGACGTGGCGCGCTGCCGAGGCCGACGGCGCCCTGGAGCGCACGTTCGCCGAGCGCGAGTTCGACGACTCGTCATGGGCGACCATCACGGTCCCCGGGCACTGGCGCTCCTCGGAGCACTTCGCGGCGAGCGACGGCCCCGTCCTCTACCGGCGCCGCCTGTCGATCGACCCTCCCGCAGCGGGGCGGCGCCGGTTCCTGCAGTTCGACGGCATCTTCTACGACGGCGACGTGTGGCTCGACGGCGCGTACGTGGGTGACACACAGGGCTACTTCGAGTGCCACACCTTCGACGTGACCGACCGCATGCGCGACGGATCCCAGCACACGCTCGCCGTGGAGGTGGCGTGCGCGCCGCAGTCGGACCGCACGGCCAAGCGACTCGTGACGGGCGTCTTCTCCCACTGGGACAATCTCGACCCCACGTGGAACCCCGGGGGCATCTGGCGGCCGGTGCGCCTGCTCGACACCGGACCGGTGCGCCTCGCCCGCACGGCCGTGCTCTGCACCGAGGCGACCGTCGAACGCGGGCGGTTGCTTCTCGACCTCGACCTCGACGCCGGCGAGGAGGTCGGCACCGAGAGGCAGGTGCGCCTGACCGCCCACGTCCACGGGTCGGGCGTCGAGGAGCACGCCACACGCGACGCCACCGTGGTGGCGGGCTCCAACAGGATTCCGTGGACCGTCCAGGTGGAGAGCCCTCCCCTGTGGTGGCCGAAGCGTCTGGGCGACCAGCCGCTCGTGGACGTCGACATCGCCGTCGAGATCGACGGAGCGGTGAGCGACACCCGGTCGCGACGCACGGCCTTCCGCGAGATCTCGGTCGAGAACTGGACGTTCACCGTGAACGGCCGCCGCATATTCGTGATGGGCTCCAACCAGGGCCCGACGAGGATGCAGATCGGCGAGACCCACGACGATGAGTTCCGCCACGACATCGAGCTGGCCCAGGAGGCGAACCTCGACCTCCTGCGCGTCCATGCGCACGTGACGCTCCCCGGGTTCTACGACGCGGCCGACGAGGCCGGCCTGCTGGTGTGGCAGGACTTCCCGCTCCAGTGGGGCTACGCGCGCGGGTTGCGGCGCGAGGCGACGCGCCAGGCCCGCGCCATGGTCGAGCAGCTGGGCCACCATCCGAGCATCGCCCTGTGGTGCGCCCACAACGAGCCCCTGGCCGTCGACGCCAACCCGGGCGAGGCGATCGACGCTGTCACGGGAGTCCGGATCCTCGGCTCCATGGCCCTGCCGACGTGGAACAAGGACGTCCTCGACAGGTCGGTGGCCCGTGCGCTGCACAGGGCCGACTCGAGCCGCTTCGTCGACCGGCACTCCGGGATCGTGCCCGGGCCGACCTCCGGTGGCACCGACACGCACTGGTACTTCGGCTGGTACCACGGCGAGATGGGCCAGTTGGCCCGGATGCTCACGGCGTGGCCCCGCACAGCCCGGTTCATCTCCGAGTACGGCGCTCAGGCCGTCCCCGCCGACGCGTCGTTCATGGAGCCCGCCCGCTGGCCCGACCTCGACTGGGACCGTCTCTTCGAGCGCCACGCCCTCCAGAAGCGGAACTTCGACCGCTACGTCCCGCCCGACGACTACGCGACGTTCGACGACTGGCGTGACGCCACCCAGGAGTACCAGGCGGCCCTGATCCAGCTCCAGACCGAGGACATCCGGAGGATCCGTCACCGTCCGGCGGGAGGCTTCTGCCACTTCTGCTTCGCCGACGGGCACCCGTCGGTGACGTGGTCGGTTCTCGACCACGCCCGCCGCCCCAAGAAAGGCTACGGGGCACTTCGCGACGCCTGCCGGCCGCTCCTCCCCGTGCTCGACCCGCGCACCGGGGCCGTGCACGTCGTCCACGAGGGCGACGAGCCGCTCGTCGGGGCCGTCGTGGAGGCACGCGTCGGCCGCTCACACCGGCGGTGGCAGGGTGACATCGCATCCGACGACGTGACGTTCGTCGGACGCATCGCCATCGACGACGCGGGACGCTCCGAGGAGGCGGAGATCAGCGTCAGCCACAGCCGCTGCGGCGAGGTGGTCAACACCTACTCACCTCTCCTCCTCCGGTCGACCCGCCCCGGGGCGGCTCTCCCCAGCTGA
- a CDS encoding succinate dehydrogenase cytochrome b subunit encodes MPEATTEDEAPGADAASSLSSGIGPAVPPPPKPKRPWIVDFYSSDVGKKWVMAVTGLMLLGFVLVHMIGNLKVFLGPDEINLYGESLRDLGGHLVPRTSLLWILRIGLVAAFGLHILAAAQLTASNRRARGERGQAPRDYVAANFASRTMRWTGIIVAAFIVYHLLDLTWGVTNPDFVRGDVYDNMVASFERVPVAVVYIVANILLGIHIFHGAWSMFQSLGVNNPRFNLWRRYFAVGFASLIVVGNVSMPVAVQLGIIS; translated from the coding sequence ATGCCCGAAGCCACCACCGAGGACGAGGCCCCCGGCGCCGACGCCGCGTCGTCACTCTCGTCGGGAATCGGCCCGGCCGTCCCACCGCCACCGAAGCCCAAGCGTCCGTGGATCGTCGACTTCTACTCCTCCGACGTCGGCAAGAAGTGGGTGATGGCCGTCACGGGGCTGATGCTGCTCGGCTTCGTGCTCGTCCACATGATCGGGAACCTCAAGGTCTTCCTCGGCCCCGACGAGATCAACCTCTACGGCGAGTCGCTGCGTGACCTCGGCGGGCACCTGGTCCCCCGCACCTCACTGCTGTGGATCCTGCGCATCGGCCTCGTCGCGGCCTTCGGCCTCCACATCCTGGCGGCGGCCCAGCTGACCGCCTCCAACCGGCGTGCCCGGGGAGAGCGCGGGCAGGCACCACGCGACTACGTTGCCGCCAACTTCGCGTCGCGCACGATGCGCTGGACCGGCATCATCGTGGCTGCCTTCATCGTCTACCACCTGCTCGACCTCACGTGGGGTGTCACCAATCCCGACTTCGTACGCGGCGACGTCTACGACAACATGGTGGCCAGCTTCGAACGCGTTCCGGTGGCGGTGGTCTACATCGTCGCCAACATCCTGCTCGGCATCCACATCTTCCACGGGGCGTGGAGCATGTTCCAGAGCCTCGGTGTCAACAACCCCCGCTTCAACCTGTGGCGGCGCTACTTCGCCGTCGGCTTCGCGTCCCTCATCGTGGTCGGGAACGTCAGCATGCCGGTCGCCGTGCAGTTGGGAATCATCTCGTGA